In Brachypodium distachyon strain Bd21 chromosome 2, Brachypodium_distachyon_v3.0, whole genome shotgun sequence, one genomic interval encodes:
- the LOC100825820 gene encoding peroxisomal membrane protein PEX14 isoform X2, with the protein MAAQSPSSSPQDGSGGSGSSDDLLVQAPQIIREDYVQNAVKFLAHPKVKGSPVSYRYSFLEKKGLTKEEIDEAFRRVPDPQPNSTDAAAVGSQQASNPNQSAGVQPYTSVQSPQAATGSLTTGHMAPHTQMQFSWFNTLLGAGIFLGFGASSVIIIKKVFLPKLKSWTRRVVSERDENADSELKSKLYDEIKEAMEASSSAFSAIAKTNQELLASKDEDKKVLIKLTQALDSQAEVLKSLSETLLQTRDNRFSQYNLLEEHVQPAPWNGPTNNSWRASQQTNMYTTSPNGDFDSGRQQFMPLSPEPTSGSFPRSYVERVPRPGYGYQPQMGSDRSNPGIREGYYGSPPYHSGGNNTVDAPAPVSAPVPEESPFQRRWVPPQPPGVVMPEAAAAIRQPRSLPRQEPQAAAGTADAPRPSDSASNVQMDGGASGVADGESPSNGAAASTVASTVNGESGEGAVSV; encoded by the exons ATGGCCGCGCAGTCGCCCAGCTCCTCGCCGCAAG ATGGCTCTGGCGGGAGTGGATCCTCGGATGATCTTTTAGTTCAAGCTCCACAGATAATACGGGAGGATTACGTACAGAATGCTGTCAAGTTTCTTGCACATCCAAAGGTGAAGGGTTCTCCAGTATCTTACAGGTACTCTTTCCTCGAAAAGAAAGGCCTCACAAAGGAAGAAATCGACGAGGCCTTCCGTCGGGTTCCT GATCCACAACCAAACAGTACAGATGCTGCAGCTGTTGGTTCGCAACAAG CAAGCAACCCAAATCAATCTGCTGGGGTGCAACCTTACACTTCAGTTCAATCGCCACAAGCAGCAACTGGCTCTCTTACCACTGGTCATATGGCCCCACACACACAGATGCAATTTAGCTGGTTCAATACATTGCTAGGTGCTGGTATTTTTCTTGGATTTGGAGCTAGTTctgtcatcatcatcaag AAAGTGTTCCTTCCTAAACTAAAATCTTGGACCCGAAGAGTGGTTTCTGAAAGAGATGAAAATGCAGACAGTGAACTTAAGTCCAAGCTTTATGATGAAATTAAAGAAGCTATGGAAGCTTCCTCATCAGCCTTTTCTGCTATTGCTAAAACAAATCAAGAATTGCTTGCTTCAAAGGACGAAG ATAAGAAGGTACTTATCAAGTTGACGCAAGCATTGGATTCTCAGGCAGAGGTGTTGAAATCCTTGAGCGAGACCTTACTTCAGACAAGGGACAATCGGTTTTCACAATACAATCTATTGGAAGAGCATGTTCAACCTGCACCATGGAATG GGCCAACTAATAATTCATGGAGAGCTTCCCAG CAAACCAATATGTACACCACGTCGCCAAATGGTGATTTTGACTCCG GTAGGCAACAATTCATGCCATTAAGTCCAGAACCTACATCTGGATCATTTCCAAGATCTTATGTTGAG CGGGTGCCGAGGCCTGGGTATGGCTACCAGCCCCAGATGGGGAGTGACAGGTCGAATCCTGGCATTCGAGAGGGCTACTACGGTTCTCCTCCTTACCACTCCGGGGGTAACAACACCGTCGATGCTCCAGCACCAGTATCGGCACCAGTTCCAGAGGAGAGTCCGTTCCAGCGCCGCTGGGTTCCCCCTCAGCCACCAGGCGTTGTCATGCCAGAGGCTGCGGCCGCCATTCGGCAGCCAAGGTCCCTTCCAAGGCAAGAaccacaagcagcagcaggtacTGCTGATGCTCCAAGACCATCAGACTCTGCCTCCAATGTGCAGATGGATGGTGGAGCTTCTGGTGTTGCCGACGGCGAGTCACCAAGTAATGGTGCTGCAGCCAGCACCGTGGCCAGCACGGTCAACGGTGAAAGTGGGGAAGGGGCTGTATCTGTTTGA
- the LOC100825820 gene encoding peroxisomal membrane protein PEX14 isoform X1: MAAQSPSSSPQDGSGGSGSSDDLLVQAPQIIREDYVQNAVKFLAHPKVKGSPVSYRYSFLEKKGLTKEEIDEAFRRVPDPQPNSTDAAAVGSQQASNPNQSAGVQPYTSVQSPQAATGSLTTGHMAPHTQMQFSWFNTLLGAGIFLGFGASSVIIIKKVFLPKLKSWTRRVVSERDENADSELKSKLYDEIKEAMEASSSAFSAIAKTNQELLASKDEDKKVLIKLTQALDSQAEVLKSLSETLLQTRDNRFSQYNLLEEHVQPAPWNGPTNNSWRASQQTNMYTTSPNGDFDSGRQQFMPLSPEPTSGSFPRSYVEQRVPRPGYGYQPQMGSDRSNPGIREGYYGSPPYHSGGNNTVDAPAPVSAPVPEESPFQRRWVPPQPPGVVMPEAAAAIRQPRSLPRQEPQAAAGTADAPRPSDSASNVQMDGGASGVADGESPSNGAAASTVASTVNGESGEGAVSV, encoded by the exons ATGGCCGCGCAGTCGCCCAGCTCCTCGCCGCAAG ATGGCTCTGGCGGGAGTGGATCCTCGGATGATCTTTTAGTTCAAGCTCCACAGATAATACGGGAGGATTACGTACAGAATGCTGTCAAGTTTCTTGCACATCCAAAGGTGAAGGGTTCTCCAGTATCTTACAGGTACTCTTTCCTCGAAAAGAAAGGCCTCACAAAGGAAGAAATCGACGAGGCCTTCCGTCGGGTTCCT GATCCACAACCAAACAGTACAGATGCTGCAGCTGTTGGTTCGCAACAAG CAAGCAACCCAAATCAATCTGCTGGGGTGCAACCTTACACTTCAGTTCAATCGCCACAAGCAGCAACTGGCTCTCTTACCACTGGTCATATGGCCCCACACACACAGATGCAATTTAGCTGGTTCAATACATTGCTAGGTGCTGGTATTTTTCTTGGATTTGGAGCTAGTTctgtcatcatcatcaag AAAGTGTTCCTTCCTAAACTAAAATCTTGGACCCGAAGAGTGGTTTCTGAAAGAGATGAAAATGCAGACAGTGAACTTAAGTCCAAGCTTTATGATGAAATTAAAGAAGCTATGGAAGCTTCCTCATCAGCCTTTTCTGCTATTGCTAAAACAAATCAAGAATTGCTTGCTTCAAAGGACGAAG ATAAGAAGGTACTTATCAAGTTGACGCAAGCATTGGATTCTCAGGCAGAGGTGTTGAAATCCTTGAGCGAGACCTTACTTCAGACAAGGGACAATCGGTTTTCACAATACAATCTATTGGAAGAGCATGTTCAACCTGCACCATGGAATG GGCCAACTAATAATTCATGGAGAGCTTCCCAG CAAACCAATATGTACACCACGTCGCCAAATGGTGATTTTGACTCCG GTAGGCAACAATTCATGCCATTAAGTCCAGAACCTACATCTGGATCATTTCCAAGATCTTATGTTGAG CAGCGGGTGCCGAGGCCTGGGTATGGCTACCAGCCCCAGATGGGGAGTGACAGGTCGAATCCTGGCATTCGAGAGGGCTACTACGGTTCTCCTCCTTACCACTCCGGGGGTAACAACACCGTCGATGCTCCAGCACCAGTATCGGCACCAGTTCCAGAGGAGAGTCCGTTCCAGCGCCGCTGGGTTCCCCCTCAGCCACCAGGCGTTGTCATGCCAGAGGCTGCGGCCGCCATTCGGCAGCCAAGGTCCCTTCCAAGGCAAGAaccacaagcagcagcaggtacTGCTGATGCTCCAAGACCATCAGACTCTGCCTCCAATGTGCAGATGGATGGTGGAGCTTCTGGTGTTGCCGACGGCGAGTCACCAAGTAATGGTGCTGCAGCCAGCACCGTGGCCAGCACGGTCAACGGTGAAAGTGGGGAAGGGGCTGTATCTGTTTGA